In the genome of Chryseobacterium arthrosphaerae, one region contains:
- a CDS encoding class I SAM-dependent methyltransferase, producing the protein MKENKYDNPSFFDQYEKMLRSQLGLEGAGEWHALKTMLPDFKGKKVLDLGCGFGWHCRYAIENGAASVVGIDLSERMLARAAEINSLEGIRYERKALEDVDYPAEQFDLVLSSLTLHYIESFDTLAQNIHRWLTAGGHFVFSVEHPIFTAEGGQDWVYDKDGQKTCWPVDRYFLEGKRNTTFLGENVIKYHRTLTSYLNTLLQQGFRIKEIIEPQPAQELLKEIPEMKEELRRPMMLLISAEK; encoded by the coding sequence ATGAAAGAAAATAAATACGACAACCCGTCATTTTTTGACCAGTATGAAAAAATGCTCCGGTCACAGCTGGGGCTTGAAGGTGCCGGAGAATGGCATGCCCTGAAAACCATGCTGCCGGATTTTAAGGGAAAGAAAGTCCTTGATCTCGGTTGCGGATTCGGCTGGCATTGCCGTTATGCCATAGAAAACGGAGCGGCATCCGTTGTTGGAATTGATCTTTCAGAAAGAATGCTGGCCAGAGCTGCAGAAATTAACAGTCTGGAAGGCATACGGTATGAAAGAAAAGCTTTGGAAGATGTGGACTATCCTGCAGAGCAGTTTGACCTTGTCCTGAGTTCACTCACTTTACATTATATAGAATCATTTGATACCCTGGCCCAAAACATTCATCGATGGCTGACTGCCGGAGGACATTTTGTGTTTTCTGTAGAACATCCCATATTTACGGCTGAAGGCGGACAGGACTGGGTCTATGATAAAGACGGGCAGAAAACATGCTGGCCCGTTGACCGGTATTTTCTTGAAGGAAAAAGAAACACCACATTCCTGGGTGAAAATGTAATCAAATACCACAGAACGCTGACTTCTTATTTAAATACCTTATTACAACAGGGCTTCAGAATCAAAGAAATTATCGAACCTCAACCAGCTCAGGAATTGCTGAAAGAAATTCCTGAAATGAAAGAAGAACTCCGACGCCCGATGATGCTACTGATCTCTGCCGAAAAATAA
- a CDS encoding serine hydrolase domain-containing protein: MILKKLTTALIVLPFFISTMDAQQLTKSYEKKIDSLIRTEFGNKNEPGGVFMITRKGKSIYKKAFGKANLELEIDMSPDQVFQIGSMTKQFTAVAILMLEQQGKLSVNDPVSKYSKDYPNGENITIHHLLTHTSGIKDFTKMKTLSSIAQKEMKPEAMVDFFKNEPVDFAPGEKFDYNNSGYVLLGYIIELVSGDTYENFIQKNIFDKAGMTHSYYASDRKVIPKRAYGYHKKEEGFVNRTVISFSIPYSSGSLMSTVDDLWKWQQALNQNLLLNPVETQKAFKKYKLNNGEEFTYGYGWHLKEMNGTADREHGGSVFGFKSMGVYIPGEDIYVIGLSNCDCHSPTEITRNIAKITLNELKNPVKKP; the protein is encoded by the coding sequence ATGATTTTAAAAAAACTGACTACCGCCCTTATCGTACTTCCATTTTTTATCAGCACAATGGATGCACAGCAGCTTACCAAAAGCTATGAAAAGAAAATAGACAGCCTGATCCGGACTGAATTTGGAAATAAAAATGAACCGGGAGGTGTCTTTATGATTACCAGGAAAGGTAAAAGCATCTACAAAAAGGCCTTTGGAAAAGCAAATCTTGAGCTTGAAATCGATATGAGCCCGGACCAGGTTTTTCAGATAGGTTCTATGACCAAACAGTTTACAGCTGTAGCTATTTTAATGCTGGAACAACAGGGAAAACTGAGCGTGAATGATCCTGTTTCAAAATACAGTAAAGATTATCCCAACGGTGAAAACATCACGATTCATCATTTGCTCACCCATACTTCAGGAATTAAGGATTTTACCAAAATGAAAACGCTTTCTTCCATTGCTCAAAAAGAAATGAAGCCTGAGGCGATGGTAGATTTTTTCAAAAATGAACCTGTTGATTTTGCTCCGGGTGAAAAGTTTGATTACAACAATTCGGGATACGTACTGCTCGGTTATATTATAGAGCTCGTTTCCGGGGATACCTATGAGAATTTCATTCAAAAAAATATTTTCGACAAGGCAGGAATGACTCATTCATATTATGCCTCTGACAGAAAGGTTATTCCTAAAAGAGCCTATGGTTACCATAAAAAAGAAGAGGGATTTGTGAATAGGACAGTTATCAGTTTCAGTATTCCTTATTCTTCCGGCTCACTGATGTCTACAGTGGATGATCTTTGGAAATGGCAACAGGCTTTAAATCAAAACCTTCTGCTCAACCCTGTGGAAACCCAGAAAGCCTTTAAGAAATATAAACTGAACAACGGTGAAGAATTCACCTATGGATACGGATGGCATCTGAAAGAAATGAATGGAACTGCAGACCGTGAACATGGCGGAAGTGTTTTCGGTTTCAAAAGTATGGGCGTTTATATTCCCGGTGAAGATATTTACGTTATAGGACTCAGCAACTGTGATTGTCACTCTCCTACTGAAATCACCAGAAATATAGCCAAAATAACGCTGAATGAATTGAAAAATCCTGTAAAAAAGCCTTAA
- a CDS encoding MFS transporter has protein sequence MKYKYLPLMVILFGQLLTIMDIFIINVSIPSIQRDLRASNGAMQLMMAAYLIGFASFLITGGRLGDLYGRKKIFISGLLFFMLSSLACGISSGAVQLVISRLVQGISAAMMAPQVLSMIQILFPVHEERTKAMGWYGITIGTGTILGQFLGGYFSSLKGWEEPWRLIFLVNIPVCLIAMLFSFRQLEESTVKIKKSFDIRGVLVLSAGLFLITYALTASEEKGMDLQNGIMMTVSAGILVYFVKDQKNKIKKDKSYLIDFELFSYKNFNLGIIAVSFFFIMLDSYFYILSVFFQDGLKISPLMAGEIIVFQGLGFILASVFSVQLILKYGKNALMAGLVVIIAVLVLQVFLFRISNDFYLFCLLLFLHGLGVGAVIPSLANIALSGMSEKLTGNASGVYNTFQQIAAIIGIVGIGGIFYYFLGDQPFTGNYHHAFSIAVLINVLCLLLVIVAVSRVPDNVLPKRKV, from the coding sequence ATGAAATATAAATATCTGCCATTGATGGTGATACTCTTTGGTCAGTTGCTGACCATTATGGATATTTTTATTATTAATGTATCCATCCCTTCTATACAGCGTGATCTCCGGGCTTCCAACGGAGCGATGCAGTTGATGATGGCAGCTTATCTCATCGGTTTTGCTTCTTTTCTGATTACAGGTGGGAGGCTGGGGGATCTGTATGGCCGGAAAAAGATCTTCATTTCAGGACTGTTATTCTTTATGCTCAGTTCTCTGGCCTGTGGAATTTCTTCGGGAGCTGTCCAGCTCGTGATTTCAAGACTGGTACAGGGGATCAGTGCAGCAATGATGGCTCCGCAGGTGCTTTCCATGATCCAGATTTTATTTCCTGTGCATGAAGAACGTACGAAAGCTATGGGCTGGTACGGAATTACCATTGGAACAGGAACCATCCTGGGGCAGTTTCTGGGCGGATATTTTTCTTCATTAAAAGGATGGGAAGAGCCATGGAGATTGATTTTCCTGGTCAATATTCCGGTGTGTCTGATTGCCATGTTATTCAGCTTCAGACAGTTGGAAGAATCTACGGTGAAAATCAAAAAATCCTTTGATATCCGGGGTGTTCTTGTACTTTCAGCAGGGCTTTTCCTTATCACTTATGCACTGACAGCTTCTGAGGAGAAAGGGATGGATCTTCAAAATGGAATAATGATGACTGTTTCAGCGGGAATATTAGTGTATTTTGTGAAAGACCAGAAAAATAAGATAAAAAAAGACAAATCTTATCTGATTGATTTTGAACTCTTCAGTTATAAAAATTTCAATCTGGGTATTATCGCTGTTTCTTTCTTTTTCATAATGCTGGATTCTTATTTTTATATCCTGTCTGTATTTTTTCAGGATGGATTAAAGATCAGCCCGTTGATGGCTGGAGAGATCATTGTTTTTCAGGGGCTGGGATTTATACTGGCATCAGTATTTTCAGTACAGCTTATTTTAAAATATGGGAAAAATGCCCTGATGGCAGGGCTTGTAGTCATTATTGCCGTTCTTGTTCTCCAGGTGTTTCTTTTCAGGATATCGAACGACTTTTATCTGTTTTGCCTGCTGTTATTTTTACATGGGTTGGGAGTAGGTGCTGTCATTCCTTCACTGGCCAATATTGCGTTATCCGGGATGTCTGAAAAACTGACAGGAAATGCATCAGGCGTTTACAATACCTTCCAGCAGATTGCAGCCATCATAGGGATTGTAGGTATAGGCGGCATCTTTTATTATTTTCTCGGAGATCAGCCTTTCACCGGAAATTATCATCATGCCTTTTCCATTGCTGTACTGATTAATGTGCTCTGTCTGCTTTTGGTGATCGTTGCAGTTTCCAGAGTCCCGGATAATGTGTTGCCTAAAAGAAAAGTCTGA
- a CDS encoding TetR/AcrR family transcriptional regulator has protein sequence MKKEKVRERIIRVASDLFYRQGYNSTGINQIIAEADIAIGSLYNHFSSKTDLLQAYLAKEESEWLEGFENSMAKISDPGEKLLALVDYRKKLQQTSNFAGCHFIKITSETGETNPSVSAFVKAHKAKQKDLIRTLAEECYAGKPGSDIDSITENIFLLIEGAVVTSTINKQNDSFDQVKKIIKGLLP, from the coding sequence ATGAAAAAAGAAAAAGTACGGGAAAGGATCATCAGAGTAGCTTCAGATCTGTTTTACAGGCAGGGCTACAATTCTACGGGGATCAACCAGATTATTGCAGAGGCAGATATTGCTATCGGGTCATTATACAATCATTTTTCTTCCAAGACTGATCTTCTGCAGGCTTATCTTGCAAAAGAGGAATCTGAATGGCTGGAAGGTTTTGAAAACAGCATGGCGAAAATCTCAGATCCCGGGGAAAAGCTTCTTGCTCTGGTTGACTACCGTAAGAAACTGCAGCAGACTTCCAACTTTGCAGGATGTCATTTTATCAAAATTACTTCCGAAACAGGAGAGACAAATCCGTCGGTTTCCGCCTTTGTAAAAGCACATAAAGCAAAACAGAAAGACCTGATCAGGACTTTGGCTGAAGAATGCTATGCCGGAAAACCGGGATCTGATATAGACTCTATAACAGAAAATATTTTTCTATTGATTGAAGGGGCTGTTGTGACCTCAACAATTAATAAGCAGAATGATTCTTTTGATCAGGTTAAAAAAATTATTAAGGGCTTATTACCTTAA
- a CDS encoding VOC family protein: MNSSNPVVYFEIPVNDLERAENFYTAVFNFSFEKEIIDHYEMALFPFEEKNSGITGALAKGDVYKPTKNGVIIYFKTENIDTTLEKVLHHGGKVLYPKRIDEKYNCAVAEFEDSEGNRIALHESLK; this comes from the coding sequence ATGAATTCATCCAATCCTGTTGTTTATTTTGAAATCCCGGTCAATGACCTGGAACGTGCGGAAAATTTTTATACTGCGGTTTTCAATTTCAGTTTTGAAAAGGAAATCATTGATCATTATGAAATGGCATTGTTTCCGTTTGAAGAAAAAAACAGCGGAATTACCGGGGCACTGGCAAAAGGTGACGTATATAAACCTACTAAAAATGGTGTGATCATTTATTTTAAAACAGAAAATATAGATACAACTTTGGAAAAGGTCCTTCATCATGGCGGAAAAGTTCTTTATCCTAAAAGAATTGATGAAAAATACAATTGCGCCGTAGCAGAATTTGAAGATTCCGAAGGGAACAGGATTGCTTTACATGAAAGTCTGAAGTAA
- a CDS encoding NAD-dependent epimerase/dehydratase family protein has translation MTNHLSLVSGANGHLGNNLVRFLLKKGVPVRATVRNISNRKPFEGLNCEIVQADITNKASFVKALEGVEVFYAVGASFKLWAKDPQKEIYDVNINGTRNTIEAAAEAGVKKIVYVSSIAALNYTQLPAKESNGYNPDRRDMYYNSKNDGEKLAFELASRLGIELVSVMPSAMIGSEAFPPLNVSYGVLKLILNKKIPVDTKITLNWIDVKDVAEGCYLAAEKGRAGERYILANEKCMTITDTTILANKLYPELKLEIPRSVPRGILMTIAAIMEFTARMSGKAPVLTRKDIAMFSGLQQDFDISKARNELGFQPKDPVQAVKEALDYLMRNPEILK, from the coding sequence ATGACAAATCATTTAAGTCTCGTTTCAGGAGCTAATGGACATCTAGGGAATAATTTAGTAAGATTTTTATTAAAAAAAGGTGTACCGGTACGGGCAACGGTAAGGAATATCAGTAACCGTAAGCCTTTTGAAGGGTTAAACTGCGAAATCGTACAGGCTGATATTACTAATAAAGCCTCCTTTGTAAAGGCACTGGAAGGTGTAGAGGTATTTTATGCTGTAGGTGCTTCTTTCAAATTATGGGCGAAAGATCCCCAAAAAGAAATTTATGATGTGAATATCAATGGAACCAGGAATACCATTGAAGCTGCTGCAGAAGCTGGTGTGAAGAAGATTGTGTATGTAAGTTCCATTGCAGCCCTCAATTATACGCAGTTGCCCGCTAAAGAAAGCAACGGGTATAATCCTGACCGGCGGGATATGTACTATAACTCAAAGAATGATGGGGAAAAACTGGCCTTTGAACTGGCTTCCAGGCTGGGAATAGAACTGGTCTCCGTAATGCCTTCAGCAATGATCGGAAGTGAAGCATTTCCGCCACTGAATGTTTCCTATGGAGTATTGAAACTTATTCTGAATAAAAAAATTCCGGTAGATACTAAAATTACCCTGAACTGGATTGATGTAAAGGATGTGGCGGAAGGATGCTATCTGGCGGCAGAAAAAGGGCGTGCCGGTGAACGTTATATTCTTGCCAATGAAAAATGCATGACTATTACAGATACCACCATTTTAGCCAATAAACTGTACCCTGAGCTGAAACTTGAAATTCCACGGTCAGTTCCTAGGGGAATCCTGATGACAATTGCTGCAATTATGGAGTTTACAGCCAGAATGAGTGGGAAAGCACCGGTACTGACCAGAAAAGATATTGCTATGTTTTCAGGGTTACAGCAGGATTTTGATATCTCCAAAGCCAGGAATGAACTGGGGTTTCAACCTAAAGACCCTGTGCAGGCGGTAAAAGAAGCGCTGGATTATCTGATGAGGAATCCTGAAATTCTAAAATAA
- a CDS encoding Crp/Fnr family transcriptional regulator, producing the protein MHAKLLEYICSDHDCTPREREAVIRYFEPVIFSKNTLIEGAGKVPQYLYYIVSGYLRLFYTDQNGNEVTTHINCPPGFFTSYPEFINSKVSENNVECITDCELLRISKIDLDLLIHESQAMKDFSISVFQQSIAYNENRSKALSVLNAGQRYLKLMEEYPGIIQNVPIQYIASFLGMKPESLSRIRRKIIN; encoded by the coding sequence ATGCATGCCAAACTGTTAGAATATATCTGTTCAGATCACGATTGTACTCCTAGAGAGAGGGAAGCGGTCATCCGGTATTTTGAACCTGTGATATTTTCAAAAAATACTTTGATAGAAGGAGCCGGGAAGGTACCTCAATATCTTTACTATATTGTTTCCGGCTATCTCAGACTTTTTTATACAGATCAGAACGGAAATGAAGTGACGACCCATATCAATTGTCCGCCGGGATTTTTTACATCCTACCCGGAATTTATCAATAGTAAGGTTTCTGAAAATAACGTAGAATGCATTACTGATTGTGAACTGCTGAGGATTTCCAAGATCGACCTGGATCTCCTGATCCATGAAAGCCAGGCAATGAAAGATTTCAGCATTTCGGTTTTTCAGCAATCAATTGCCTATAATGAAAACCGGTCGAAAGCATTATCTGTTCTGAATGCCGGACAACGATATCTGAAACTCATGGAAGAGTATCCGGGAATCATTCAGAATGTTCCCATTCAGTATATCGCTTCGTTTCTGGGAATGAAACCGGAAAGCCTGAGCAGAATCAGAAGAAAAATAATTAACTAA
- a CDS encoding outer membrane beta-barrel family protein — protein sequence MNRKIIFLLSLISSPFIFAQSVEGVITDKDNKPVSETEVLITRNDTKFSAITDEKGLFRIPLKENGDYLIEIIKDGIKTNSEKITVSGPYKKDIQIKEAPVTEQKIEGVTVTAKKKLFERKVDRLVFNVENSVASQGIDAMEALAKTPMVKTSDDAISIAGKSNVAVMINDRLLNLNGQELINYLKTLRSDDILKIEVITTPPARYDAEGKSGLINIILKKNTNLGWNGSLQTSGNYFWGRPTVSSRSGATFNYQGEKLSLSTNLSLGDNYWYYTIYNYLTGTTNNNYWNRDSQNLNNYKYKGGNVKAEYKINDKNLIGINYNYSHSNPLETGESTSQRFNEEGLLNIISNFRNRNSRDVHNATAFYEAKLDSMGGKLNLTANMMLNNSDARNFSNTITSQTISTMANPISKYRIYSGQADLEKTFGKVKTESGLKYTKIKNDSEFNFFTINNGQYDLNTDRTNTFFYNEENYAAYVSTNFKISEKWDAKAGLRYEYTTLEGISMNDNTSARITYGKFFPTLYISYKPNENNSFSLNYSRRISRPYFGNLNPFKYYTSEYEYSTGNPYLLPSFSDNFELGYVLNNNLNFTVYYNYNKDNWDRIQMVDGNYRYTVAKNFYNEDQAGLNISYNYNKLKWLESTIFVNGFYSKSKSYDPAISPAPAGYSANMNIDNNFFLNKEKTVTFMLGLWGSLPNRNGNTYYYTSASLYTGMKLAFMDKKLLLNVYLNDILNTNREKGIEYYPNYNIDYQYKGITRNVYLSLTYKFGNNNVKGATKQVKFEESNRAGGGN from the coding sequence ATGAACCGAAAGATTATTTTTCTTTTAAGTCTGATTTCTTCCCCATTTATTTTCGCACAAAGTGTAGAAGGTGTCATTACTGATAAAGACAATAAGCCGGTATCAGAAACGGAAGTTCTGATTACCAGAAATGACACGAAATTTTCTGCCATCACAGATGAAAAAGGACTGTTCCGAATTCCTTTAAAAGAAAACGGAGATTATCTGATTGAAATTATAAAAGACGGGATAAAAACGAACAGTGAAAAAATTACGGTCAGCGGACCTTACAAGAAAGATATTCAGATCAAAGAAGCTCCTGTAACTGAACAGAAGATAGAAGGAGTAACTGTTACAGCAAAGAAAAAATTATTCGAGAGAAAAGTAGACCGCCTGGTCTTCAACGTAGAGAATTCTGTAGCTTCCCAGGGAATTGATGCTATGGAAGCCCTCGCCAAAACACCGATGGTAAAAACCAGTGATGATGCGATAAGTATTGCCGGAAAGAGTAACGTAGCCGTGATGATCAATGACAGGCTTCTGAATCTGAACGGGCAGGAACTTATCAATTACCTGAAGACACTCCGTTCCGATGATATTCTTAAAATTGAAGTGATCACCACTCCTCCGGCCAGATATGATGCTGAAGGAAAAAGCGGACTGATCAATATTATTCTTAAGAAGAACACCAATCTGGGCTGGAACGGATCTCTTCAGACCTCCGGAAACTATTTCTGGGGCAGACCTACCGTATCGTCAAGAAGTGGTGCCACATTTAATTATCAGGGCGAAAAACTTTCTCTGAGCACCAATTTATCTTTAGGTGATAACTACTGGTATTACACAATCTATAATTACCTGACAGGAACAACCAACAATAATTACTGGAACAGAGATAGCCAAAACCTCAATAACTACAAGTACAAAGGCGGAAATGTGAAAGCGGAATACAAGATCAATGATAAAAACCTGATCGGTATCAATTACAACTATTCCCACAGCAACCCTTTGGAAACAGGAGAAAGCACTTCACAAAGATTCAATGAGGAAGGGCTGCTGAATATTATATCCAATTTCAGAAACCGAAACAGCAGAGATGTTCACAATGCAACAGCCTTTTACGAAGCTAAATTAGACAGTATGGGAGGCAAACTGAACCTTACCGCCAATATGATGCTTAATAATTCTGATGCAAGGAATTTTTCCAATACGATTACCTCACAGACTATTTCTACCATGGCCAACCCGATCAGCAAATACAGAATTTATTCCGGACAGGCAGATCTTGAAAAAACGTTTGGAAAAGTAAAAACAGAATCGGGGCTGAAGTATACCAAAATAAAAAATGATTCTGAGTTTAATTTTTTTACGATCAATAACGGACAATATGATCTGAATACAGACAGAACCAATACATTTTTCTATAACGAAGAAAACTATGCGGCTTATGTGTCTACCAATTTTAAGATCAGTGAAAAGTGGGATGCCAAAGCAGGACTACGCTATGAATATACTACCCTGGAAGGAATTTCAATGAATGACAATACTTCTGCCAGAATTACATATGGTAAATTCTTCCCTACGCTCTACATCAGCTATAAACCTAATGAAAACAATTCGTTTTCCCTGAATTATTCCCGTAGAATTTCCCGTCCGTATTTCGGAAACCTGAATCCTTTCAAATATTATACATCGGAATATGAATATTCTACAGGAAACCCATATTTACTGCCTTCCTTCTCTGACAATTTTGAACTGGGGTATGTCTTAAACAACAATCTTAACTTCACTGTATACTACAATTACAACAAAGACAACTGGGACAGGATCCAGATGGTAGACGGAAACTACCGGTATACTGTTGCCAAGAACTTCTATAATGAGGATCAGGCGGGGCTCAACATCAGTTACAATTACAATAAACTGAAATGGCTGGAATCCACCATTTTTGTCAACGGATTCTATTCCAAATCAAAATCTTATGATCCTGCCATTTCACCGGCACCGGCAGGCTACAGTGCCAATATGAATATTGATAATAATTTCTTCCTGAATAAAGAAAAAACAGTAACCTTTATGCTGGGACTCTGGGGCAGTCTTCCCAACAGGAACGGGAATACCTATTATTATACCAGCGCTTCACTGTATACCGGGATGAAACTGGCTTTTATGGATAAAAAGCTCCTGCTGAATGTCTACCTGAACGACATCCTGAATACCAACCGCGAGAAAGGTATTGAATATTATCCCAATTACAATATAGATTATCAATATAAGGGCATTACAAGGAACGTTTATCTTTCGCTTACTTACAAATTCGGGAACAATAATGTAAAAGGAGCTACCAAGCAGGTGAAATTTGAAGAATCCAACCGGGCAGGTGGCGGCAACTAA